A region from the Sutcliffiella horikoshii genome encodes:
- a CDS encoding D-Ala-D-Ala carboxypeptidase family metallohydrolase, with protein MVNAYQKMLVFSFTLMLGMVLSLVAAEEASAYNWTRTLSEGSSGTDVRELQIRVAGWAADSPQQTVVSVDGQFGPGTKAAVIRFQRAYGLTADGVVGPQTQAKLNELESPNGTKHFSYSEFYSKDGSGFNGGNVSATTVRENVRRMMYKLEAIRVKIGNRPMNVNSGFRSISHNRNVGGASNSQHTYGIAADISVSGVSTTTVRNAAKSSGFSGIYSEGSFTHMDSRVEYPYGTQYWWWE; from the coding sequence ATGGTAAATGCGTATCAGAAGATGTTGGTATTCAGTTTTACTTTAATGCTTGGGATGGTATTGTCATTGGTCGCGGCAGAAGAAGCGTCCGCTTATAACTGGACGAGGACGTTAAGTGAGGGCTCTAGTGGTACGGATGTAAGAGAATTGCAGATCCGGGTAGCAGGCTGGGCAGCTGATTCACCGCAACAAACAGTAGTCAGTGTGGATGGTCAGTTTGGACCGGGTACGAAAGCTGCGGTCATCCGATTTCAACGTGCTTACGGATTGACGGCAGATGGAGTAGTTGGACCACAGACACAAGCAAAGTTAAATGAATTAGAATCACCAAATGGAACGAAACACTTCAGTTACAGCGAATTTTATTCTAAAGACGGAAGCGGGTTCAACGGCGGGAATGTATCAGCAACAACCGTTCGCGAAAATGTACGCCGTATGATGTACAAGCTTGAGGCAATCCGAGTGAAAATTGGAAACCGTCCAATGAATGTCAACTCCGGTTTTAGAAGCATCTCTCACAACCGCAATGTCGGCGGAGCTTCCAACAGCCAGCACACCTATGGGATTGCTGCAGACATCAGCGTATCTGGTGTGAGCACTACCACTGTACGCAATGCTGCGAAAAGTTCCGGATTTAGCGGGATCTACAGCGAAGGCAGCTTTACACATATGGATAGCCGAGTGGAATATCCTTATGGTACGCAGTATTGGTGGTGGGAATAA
- a CDS encoding MEDS domain-containing protein yields MHSKMYQLFEEQRSVHVLYPYVGLKKYISTVVDFVLNGIMAGDYVILIENERNYRLIYRELSNRLTFEQFKFLHRVNNFDFYFTNGSYQPPAILEYFNKTVQPYVDKNLSFRTWSHVEWASVGDPIHLIEDIERTADEKVISLSFPLICAYEAEQMPIQLQTILFETHPYILFEENFISSELYNPLVDVE; encoded by the coding sequence TTGCATAGCAAAATGTATCAACTGTTTGAGGAGCAGAGAAGTGTTCATGTTCTGTATCCTTATGTTGGGTTAAAGAAGTACATAAGTACAGTTGTAGATTTTGTGTTGAATGGCATAATGGCTGGAGATTATGTGATTCTAATTGAAAATGAGCGTAATTATCGATTGATTTATAGAGAACTGAGTAACAGGTTAACATTTGAGCAATTTAAGTTTTTACACCGGGTGAATAACTTTGATTTTTATTTTACAAATGGCAGCTATCAACCCCCTGCAATATTAGAATACTTTAATAAAACAGTACAACCTTACGTGGACAAAAATCTCTCTTTCCGAACATGGTCACATGTAGAATGGGCTTCAGTAGGAGATCCCATACATTTAATAGAAGATATTGAGCGAACTGCAGATGAAAAAGTGATAAGCCTATCCTTCCCATTAATCTGTGCATATGAAGCAGAGCAAATGCCGATACAACTTCAAACCATTCTATTCGAAACACACCCATATATACTATTCGAAGAAAATTTTATTTCATCTGAACTTTACAATCCTCTTGTAGATGTAGAATAA
- a CDS encoding MFS transporter, giving the protein MSSWKYPLLLIAGIGVSYLGSWIYLIALNISILNMTGSAAAVAGLYIIRPIAILLTNMWAGSVIDRVNKRKLMIWVDVARGGLVFLIPFIDSLWTIYFILLVINMVGAFFGPSSSVYITKLIPVSERKRFNSLLSMTSSGAFLLGPAIAGFLIMYVSTDICILINAVTFLVCAFFIFLLPDVDEKVENKREPIRLQTLMDDWNVVKDFSMKARFFITVYLLFQSAMLLGFALDSQEVTFIKQVLELSDRDYGLIVSLTGLGALGGAFVSALVAKKVSLKVYLGVGMLLTSVGYVAFYASYDFFTATAAFVFLGFFMAFANAGYATFFQNTVPVDIMGRFASIAEMFQGMVQIALTLLLGFAAEVFSLQFVCLIFSGVSTVFALVLLIAIIRPSKASYFREEVSV; this is encoded by the coding sequence ATGTCTTCATGGAAGTACCCCCTCTTATTGATTGCCGGAATCGGCGTATCTTATTTGGGGAGCTGGATTTACTTAATTGCATTAAATATATCCATTTTAAATATGACAGGTTCAGCAGCGGCCGTTGCGGGCTTATACATAATCAGGCCAATCGCCATTTTACTGACCAATATGTGGGCCGGAAGTGTCATTGATAGAGTGAACAAAAGAAAGCTCATGATATGGGTGGATGTAGCACGTGGAGGACTAGTGTTTCTCATCCCATTCATTGATTCACTCTGGACTATCTACTTTATTTTGTTAGTTATCAATATGGTCGGGGCATTTTTTGGACCAAGTTCTTCTGTGTACATAACGAAACTTATTCCGGTCAGCGAACGTAAAAGATTTAACTCGTTATTAAGCATGACAAGCTCAGGTGCGTTCCTTTTGGGGCCGGCCATTGCAGGATTTCTCATCATGTATGTGAGTACCGACATATGTATTTTGATCAACGCAGTGACGTTCTTAGTATGTGCATTCTTCATTTTCCTGCTGCCGGATGTGGATGAGAAGGTTGAAAACAAACGGGAACCGATCCGCCTGCAAACTCTAATGGACGATTGGAACGTGGTCAAGGACTTCTCAATGAAAGCAAGATTTTTTATCACTGTTTATCTACTGTTCCAATCCGCTATGTTACTTGGATTTGCTTTGGATTCGCAAGAGGTGACTTTTATCAAACAAGTCCTGGAATTGTCTGACCGTGATTACGGGCTAATCGTAAGTTTGACGGGTCTCGGGGCCTTGGGCGGTGCGTTTGTGTCGGCTTTGGTAGCAAAAAAAGTATCATTAAAAGTTTATTTAGGAGTTGGGATGCTTCTAACTTCTGTGGGATATGTAGCCTTTTATGCTTCTTACGACTTTTTTACTGCTACTGCTGCCTTTGTATTCCTCGGCTTTTTCATGGCATTTGCCAATGCAGGGTACGCGACATTTTTCCAAAACACTGTCCCTGTTGATATCATGGGGAGGTTCGCTAGTATTGCAGAGATGTTCCAAGGGATGGTGCAAATAGCACTTACGCTGCTCCTCGGATTTGCAGCTGAGGTGTTCTCCTTGCAATTTGTTTGCCTGATATTTTCAGGTGTTTCCACCGTTTTTGCATTGGTTTTATTAATTGCCATTATAAGACCCTCGAAAGCAAGCTATTTTAGGGAAGAAGTTTCTGTTTAA